Genomic segment of Salvia hispanica cultivar TCC Black 2014 chromosome 2, UniMelb_Shisp_WGS_1.0, whole genome shotgun sequence:
TTCATCCAAAGTATAATGCTGAGTGTATGGGCGTTGACATACACGGTCCGTTGATGCTCATTATTGACGACCCACATCTGGCCGCTTTTCTCGAAGTTGCGACTACTAGCACAAGGCTAGTTCACATTTACGTCGACGAGATGACGGCGGCGGCAGCCTTACTTAAGAAGCGAAAGAAAGAAGCAGAGgagtttctaaaatttgtcAAAGATAGGAAAAAATCCAAAGTGGTGATTGAGGAGATTGACAAACCTAAAACAATTATTGTGCCCAAAcctaaaccaaaaaataagaGACAACAGCCGGATGAGCTTAAGAAAACAGTGTCACCATTATTGATGATTGAGTGGTACCCTAGGGATGTTGAGTTTGAAGAGCATTTGACTAAAAGTTTAGAAGACAAACGTCGGGAATGGAAGAGGGAAGAGGAGGCAGCTCGTAAGAATTTGATGGAAGCATTTGCATCATATAGTAGTGCAGAAGGAGCACAACCCGCAGCTGTTGTGGTTAAGGTTGAAGAGACTGATGCAGTAGTGGGAGTTGATGGACAGGGAGACGTACATGCATGCGTGCAAGAGGTAGATGTGTTGTTTGTGATTTAtgagttactccctccgtcctggataattcgggtcattTTGACcgggcatgggttttaagaattgtaatgaaaagtgggttgaaaaaattagtggaatgtgggtcctacctttatatattagttttataataaaatgtgagtaggaatgatttagtggaatatgggatccactgccaaaaatggtaaaagtgaaatggaacaaattacgtgggacggacggaaatggaaaactgggatgaattatctgggacggagggagtacattgcAATTTACATGTTGTGAACATGCGCGATTTTACATGCTCCTGCAGACTGTGGCAGCTAACAGGGATTCCGTGCACTCATGCTATTGCAACAATCAACAAGAATGGCGAGGATGTCACGCGATACGTCTCCCGCTATTATTTGAAGTCCACTATGACGATGCTATACGAGAATGTCCTTTACCCAATCAATGGGGTGGACAATTGGCCCAAGAGTTGTGATGGTGCATTGGAACTGGCGCCTCCTAGGACAAAGCAACAGCGTGGACGACCGAAGAAATTGAGGCGTGAAGAGTCCCAGATTCATCTTCATGCGGACGGAGGTGAGTCAATGCGACGAGCCTTCATCATGAGATGTCGCCGGTGCGGGCAAGAAGGCCATAACAGGAGTACTAGCAACAATGATCCTCGGACAGATGCTCGTGCTGAAGTTGGGGAGAGTTCACAGCAAAGTGGGTCGCGTACAACGGATAGGAGGGGGAGTAACTTGCCTGAATCGTCAAACAATCGCCAAAGCCAAGAGGTAGTATTCATTACATATTcgcataattattttatactcatacGAAGTGCTTTTTTATATCATATTATTTCTTGCAGCCTAATATTGCGGATCCGGGACCTAGCACTAGGAGCAGGACCAGGGTCAGGTCTCAGCCTCAGCGTTGTGGCCGTCGCGGTGCTCAAGATTGACAATCTTACTTACTGAAGCAGCAGTGGAACAGTTTCAAATCACCATAAAAACTTGTTTGTGTTTGGAGGTGTTTGAGATGGTTTTTTTGTCAAACAAAATGGTGCATGTATGTTGAATTGTGGTCGTTTTTGGTACGTATTTTGGTAGCAGTGATGAACTGATGTTATGTATGTTAAATTGTAGTGTTTTTGGGTAAATATTTTGGTGGCACAGATGAACTAACGATATTTTGGTAGCAATGATGAACTGATGTTTAAAACTACAAGTTATTAACGAATATTCATTTGATGGTCATCTTCgacatttatttttcagttgtGTTCGCCAGTGTGTTATTTCATCCAAAATTGAATACCTCATTCGTGATTTATGTTAtaacttcaaatttgaatCGTGAACTGCAGTCATGATTTATGGTATTCCATGCAAACTTATTATGTGATTTCTCTTCATAGTTTGTGTCCTGAACTGTGATTATATCGTATAcgatttttatatttggttGATAATCATATGACAtcgaaaaatgaaaattaaaacatgttGACAAGATAATTAGATAACAAAAGACAGTACGTCCCACATACCATAGCTTTGTTACAAAAGTAGAAATATTACAATACATAACAACAAGATTGTGAATTTAATCTTTCGGGACGTTTTCGTTGTTTTAGCAATTTTCAGTGTCAAAGCTTCACACTAGTCAGTTTTCGTTGCCAATTGTAACTTCAACGAGTCACACTCCTCAGTTTTTGTGTGCAATTTCTCTTCAAGAACACCTTCAATTAACGATTTGGCTCTAAGCTGAGATTCGAATTGGTCTCGTTTAAGTTTCACTCTTTGAAAGTAACTGTCTTAGCTTGGGGACAGACCCGCATCAACCCATCGAAAAAACTTGCAATCATCTTCCTGCAGAAAACTTGGTGATTAAACTTTCTGCCAACAAAATTCATTTGAAATACATAATAATACAATACAAGATTTTAACCTTCCATATTGGGGAGCGATAGTAACGTCTACCCGGGTTAGCAGCCGTCCTAGATATCACAAGTTCGGCCTGAAgacaattcacaatttcagAACAAGGCCAATTCCAATTGAAGCTTGACCCGTAAGattgagaagaaaaagaggacATTGCAACAGGGCCTGAATTCAATTCAAcataacaaaattcaaatcagCATTGCAAGTTCGATGAAACCAAAATTCAATCCAgaattggaaaataatatgctaaaattaattcaatgtaaaaaaaacaacaacaaatgaaATCTCCAAAAATTTGCATACTActgtaattttaaatcatatgcTAAAATTCTTACCacaattgcaaaataaaatgaatcatATGCTTAAAAAACAATAACTGTTAACTATTTGCAATTAATATTGCTCTCTAAAATGAAATCCCTCAATTTTTTGCATAGTACGGTAACCCTAAAATCTGAAATCCCTAAACCCCTAATTCGCGTTGCAAATGGTTTAGCCTAAACGGGAAGCAGTTCACTCTACAAAACATAAACAGAAGCACACTAACTCGAGTTAGGGATGCCGATTCGTGGGGTTCACAACACGATGacggagaagaaaaaaaccaAAGGGGAAGAAGGTAGAACGATTGAATAGAGAGGGAGAGATAACAATTAACATAGTCTAATTCAACATCATAAGAAAGTGGAAACAAATAGTCTGTTTGATTTTTTACATCTCTTACACACCAGCTTGTAGTCACAGCATAGGTGTGCAGGGTTCTGGACGAAATTGCCCTTCAATCTATTTGGGCAATTTCGTCCGAAAATTGGCAAAATATGTAGggtttgtgattttatattttgttagacCCCTATggttggattttttttgttagagGTCAACGGTGCAACATGCCGAAAAGTTAGGGCTCTTTTATGCAGTTCactcaaaaattaaataattttattattataggcTGTTTCCCAAATTTAAACAAagtgtaaatataaaaaattctcaacaaataataatctttcaattcataaatttgttGGTTTTAATTCGGATCAATATTgagttaaaatttataaagctTGTCAGTGATAATTGCACAACTTGTACATGAATTCAAACTTTAAAGTGGGATTGAAAGGTAAGTACTAAAAAGATTGCTGAGAAAGAAGCatatgaattgaatttgaaacaCTATACTAGTTGAGACGtttgaaaaagaaagtgaTCTAGCAAGAGAAAGTAGTCAGATGCAATGAATAGTGTACATCCTTTGTGAGCTCATACAAATGTCTAGAAAATCAACAGGTGGGGAGaaaaatacatgaaaaaaCTAGGAAATCAGATTCCTGAAAAACTAAGATATTCCGGTTGTTTCATAGTAGTATGTATACAAACAAATGGTTGTGCACTATGAAACAAGCTCTTCTGGTTCTTGTCGAAGTGATTTCAACTCTCCAAGGCAGTCGGGGAACTTGAATGGAAGGCTCAATGGTGTTGTGTATCGTGCGCCTTGCAGCGCTTTCGCCAAGCAATAGCCTAACGGCATTGAAACAGAAAAGGAAACAGCATTTCCTATTTGCATGTACCTGTACTAACAGTAACACATTAAAATACAGAAAAGATATCAACACACTTGTTGCATATTACACTCAGAATAtatacctctctcttactggTCCAAAAAGCTTATAGCAGTCCGGAAATCCTTGTAGCCTTGCATTTTCACGGACAGAGAGCACTCTATCTTGATTTGGATGCAGGAGAACCTattaacaaaaacaaaataaatttcacaCATTCCTTAGTATTATTGATGACTAACTCTCACAGTCCAAACCTGGTTATGGGGTTCAGGCCTTGTAACTACAGTGGCCACAATGTCGTCCATCCCTAGTCGACCAAAAGGCCTGTGGAAAGGTTTGGGGTTAGATAATGCATAAAAATGAGATATAGACAGCAAACACAAAACCTTACTTGCAAGACTTCCCCTCTTCAAAACTTAAGGCATAATCAGGTACCTGTTTACACATAACATGAGTTATCCTAGAATGAACCAAAGAGGATCAAATAATTCTGCAATGATGAGTACCAGAGGTTTGCCTGACGTGCACCTAGCTCTCTCGACAGTTTCATCCAATTTTACAACTCGATCGGGTCCAACCAGTACTCCAGGTAGGTTTCTAAAGTTGGCTCCCTGTAGAGATGCAACAGTCAAAACTGTTATGGAAAAATGCTGCACGGAAGCGTTGGGGACGATCCAATGGAAAAATCAATTCTATGAGCTAATATTtggaaacaaacaaaaaatatccaaCCTTGAACTTAGGAACTTGGCAAACTCTTTCATAATCATCCTGATTCAATTTATGGGGACGATGATCATACAATATGGACTTATGTGAGTCTAGCCTTTTAGCATTAGAACAACCAAATATATCTGCAGAGAAGATGACcaaataaagagaaaaggtTAATACTCATAAATATAAACCCTTACATTCTTACTTCTTAATTGACAATGAAAGAACATTTTATTTAGGAGAGACAATTACATTCAGTCAGCTCCATCAAGTAAAAGTAAGAGGAGGTTAACTATTGCATTGAGAGTTAACCAAAAAAACTATATTAACCTTTTCTGCTCAATCGTATGTGTTTCTGATATTCAGTGCTAGGAGCTTTATCATAAGGCATTTCATCTTCCTCTGTGTTATTTGTCACCTAAAGAAACATAGGCATGAGAGAATGAGTATTATAATTTGGAAcacatgtaaaaaaaaatgcatttcaCCGATTTTCAACTAATAGGGGTTGTACCGCTGGCATATCAGAAATAGCATCTCCTAGTAGAGCAGATTTATGCAACTGACAATGCTCTTCTCCATGTCCAATTATAAGTTCCTATATCAAAGTCAAAATGGTATTCAGAAAAGGTACAAATGATAGGATATTAAAGAAGACTCGGTGTATGCCACACCTTATACTCATTTACAACAACTCCTTTCTTCAGCACTTCATGTGTGGGCAGTGGAAATTGAGGCAAAATCTGGAAAATCAAAGTAACTTGTTATTGACATCAGCAGTATCAATATGCACTAGTTCATCAAGGGTATTAAACTTACCTCTGTTGGGCCAGCACCCCAAAGGAAAAAACGCATCCGGCATTGTGGAACTCCATATGCACCAGCAGCCATTATACCTAATCTGGCTTGGTAGTTCATAGAAACAAGTCGTCCAACAGCATAACTAGTCAACTGTGCTTTTGCAAATTTCAGTATATCTGTAACATTCTCCATCAACACATATCTTGGTTTTAGAAACTCCACAATGTTCATGTAGACAACGAGTTGGTGATTCTTTTTGTCCTTTAAGGGAGCACGAGCATCTCTAAATCTGTTGAAGCCACTAATTCCTTGACATGGCGGACCACCACATATAAAGTCGACATCTCCCTGACAAAGCATTAAGTAAATAAGCTACAGTAAAGGGACGAGATAAAGTTGAACTTAGCATAATCCATAGAATGGGATATAACTTACTGGTAGAGGCAATACTTTAGCTCTATAACCTCTTAAGACAAACTCCTGTATTCTTTCTTCACAGttacttttttcataaaaaaaagaatatgagaTAAGATGGttagaaatataaagataCTACAATTTAGCCATAGTGATTGGTGggaagaatattatttataccTTAGGCCCTCAACAGGCTCCCAAGTATCATCGGCACGGCCATAACCTTTCCAGCGTACCTAGCAGTTTAAAAATCAGAGTTAGCTGAAAAGATAGCAAAAAAAGCAATTTCCCTTTGCTCTGTGAGCCTTTTATCTTTGCAAAACCAAATGTTCTTACTCCTCTTGGgttaaatgataataaaaactTAGTACAAGTATAATTCCATTAAccatattttacatataatagCTCCTGCAAGAATTGTTTGCTATTTAACAAGATTAAGGAAGGTACCTGGAATATTAAAGAAAGTACCTGGAAATATAGACCAgtttttttgttcttatttGGATCCCCATAGCAAATTGCAAGCAACTTCTGCACTTCATACTCCCCTTCAGATGGAACCACTCCATCGTCAACTTCAGATTCATCACTGTCTGAACCTTGAGGCTCTAGTTCAATGTCTTTTGATCCCACCACATTGAACTTTTTGCAGAGGCTTTCCCATTCTTttagtagaagaaaaaaattctctGCATCTTCATTTCTTACCTGGAAAATTCGCTAACATTTGCTTCATACTGCCAAGATAGTAATAACCATTTGCAACTCAACATAAATGTGACAGACTACCTCAGTATTTGGGTggttatattttatactctcaCACGCATAGGAGTTAAAATCAACAGCCCACTTCTGTTTATCAAAGGAAAGCATCAAGTGAAAAcaatgataaaatatcaagaaaagtTTGCAGTTGCTAGTTCTGGTCATTTTTTTCGTACCGTGACAATTTTCTCTCCGAGCAAAGATGCACCAATACCAAGTCCAGTGGACATTGCACCACAACCACAGTACAAATCCAATAAAGTGACTTCTGATCGCTGGGAATCTTCTAGAGATTTTTGGACATCAGGAGTTTTTGTTTCCATCGcttcattaattaatgataagtCATTTATGTctgcatttttgtttttttccaaaaaaatatgacattaacaacaaaaagtggaaaaaaggGAGAAAGAAACTGTAATTCATTCACATAAGTTCTCTTGAAAAAGGTACCTTTTCTTAAACTTGAAAAGGCATGTGGGAAAGTGTACATCATATCAACATAAAGATCACAGGATGCCATGGATTCTTCTCTTGCATCAGCAGACATCTGCTCAAAGATTGCAGCttgataaaaattaagtggctaaaaggaaaatgtcaaaatgacaaatttatcACTATGTTCCTTACATCTGGTGCAAGCTGGTTAATTTTAGCTTTTTTAGTGACACAGCTTAGCGGATTGTCATCCTTTATGTCCGAGTAAACGACTCGTCTTGCATCAATGAGGTAATCTTGATCCTTTATAACCTGAAAGCATAAATGCAAAAGTGATTTTGCCATATAGCTTAAGCAGTTTCAAAAGCCAATCCATTATAAAGAAAGTTGCCGCACCGTATCTTTGGCTCGATAAAACCATTGGGTGCAAATATACATCTCACCACTTGTGGTTTGAAACATTTCCACAATCTTTGCAATAAAATCAGGTTCACCTTCTGAAGACTGTAGGTACCCAAATCAAGATTAATTAGTATATGGTGTAAGGAGTGACTACTAgcaaatcataatttaatattccaatCCCAATCTTAggaaataaaagaagaataacCTGAATAAAAGCATTGTCAAAGAGTTCAAACTCCACCCCATCAACGGTAGCTCTAGTATAGTGGGATTTAGCTTGAAAAAGCTCCttttccctataaaagaaaaaaaaaatgagaaaaggaGAGACCAACATAATGGCACAAGAATGGGGGATTAATGAGCTACGCTTACTCGGTCGAGCCATCTGATAATGTAACGGTAACTGTAGCTTTGGCTTGCTGTAAAacgaaaaacaagaaaaacgGTAATGGGCTATTGCGAAAACAGCCAAACTGAAAATGAAGGGCTAATTTGAACCTTAGTTTGATATCTGTGAGGCCATCTTGATTTGGCTTCGTCGGAGGGGAGTGGAGCGCTGAAGAAACCAAGATCGGTCACGTCTGGCGTCGATCTCTTCGGCTTCTTCGGTGACGCAGCAGGTGCAGGCGCCGGGGATGTTGCCTCCGTTCGCTTTTTACCTCTTCCCATTCTCTCTCTGTAGTGTAttctgagagagagagagggttgTATACAGTATTGGGAGGAAGAAAAAGAGGGCtattttgaagaagatgaaaattttaaaacaagaGTCAGCGGGAAAAGTAGAGCGTCCATGTgtttttaaaatgacaaatacatttaattttagatttattgCAAGTACATGAACCCGAGGCCAAATTCATTTTAGAGATTTTAATCGGAAtgttaatattaatactaatgttaatattaatactaattccattcaccattaaatattaatattagtactactccatTCACCCGAGGAGTATCTTTTTGTCTTTCGAAATTTTTAGCATTAAattacatgttttatttgattctTATTACAgtggagtagtagtatttgataagtaggttatatattttatgaattcattccatttatattttgaaaatgagtacttctctctcttacaattttaaaatctttttggATCGCTGATCTATAAATctatctataaaaatataatataaaaggaGTGTTTTGAGAATAATTACTTGAATgccattaataatataaaaaggtttttttaatatatttactatattattaaatataaatattgtgtaacctaaatgaaatattaatactatgactctatttttttatgattaactACAAACTAATGATATTCATTGCCACTTACCCACTAAcctattaattttgatatttacaTAGTCATCAAATTATGAAGAgatcaatttatatatgtacGTGGATGTACAAGTCAACAATCTTGAAGATTATGGCCGGGCTTCTTGCTCCAGACAAAGTAATCTTGATTCTTCCAAGTTCGTTCCTTtcatttgatattattattattgatagaAGCTAATTTAGATTGGGATTGAATATCTTCTTGTGGTCTCTCATTAATTATGAACAACTAGGGTGAGGTATTGATTCGCGGGAGAAGACGACACGGGTTGATCTGTGATGAGGAACTATCTGGCCTAAGAATTGGCTTGGTGAGACAACATTGTTTGCACCTCCTCAATTATTTCAGTGATTCTAGTCTAGACAGTTCTTTAATCTACTGCCCAATGTAACATGTTTTTCAGAGTGCTGCACTTTTTGATTCTCTCACTGTTCGTGAAAATGTCGGGTTTCTGTTGTAAGATATTTGTctttataattagtttttgCTTCATTGTTATCAATTGTATCTCATGTTTAAGTTATTGGTACAATAAATTGCtattgtataaatttgtgattttagaacttgaaataatattgtttctcattcggtatatatgttatttttttctctgtctgattttatattttctaataattgttttttattctatatatttatgatttcagatttcatacaatgatatttttatgaatttgtaaaattattttacagtataaaataagtttaaataaaaaaaatggatcgtGCATTGCACGTGGGTGATACTAGTGGAATAGTAAATGGTGGATGAAGGGAATATTTGGTATTAGCGGGAAATGAGACTCCTTGacattaaaactaatttcaatttatgaTTCTATTTTAATGTCCCGTcgataaagaaaaaaggtcAATTAAACGCGTATTAATTGTTCTACACCCTCTTccctattttcatttttgttcgTCCCCAAAAATTTGCCATCATTCACTTTCAGTAGTGGACtctacattctactaactcattaacactcacattctattattaaactaataaataaaagtatgatTCACATTCcaattccattaacttttttcagcttattttctattacatttcttaaaacacatgtcggatcaaatggtgacaaattattaagAATGGATGGAGTACTCAATTTCTTAGGGATTCattgttatttataattatatagacTAATTTGATGTTTAAAAGTCTATGCTTCTTAAATTGCAGTGTAATAGTTACCTGAATTTAGTAAAGATTTTGCTGTGTGAGTACTACTCactccgtccgtgaataagagttacggttcataattactactataatggTAAAGAGGCTCAACATTGCACTTACATACTCATttaaaattactccctccgccaTCAATAAACATTTgacattttagttcgtccatCAATAAATACCTCATtgttttttactacttttggtaataGACCTCACATTCGACTAACTCGgtttcactcatatttcattctaaaactatataaaagtataactcacattccactaactttttctaatttacttTCCACTATATTCCTacttcttaaaacttgtgcccgGTCAAACTTGGTCTTATATTGGTGGACGAATAGAGTAATATATGGAAGTGCGACTCATGttacactaacttttcttaacatttcgtAAAATATGTGCCGAAAAgtaacgggactcctattcacatATGGAAGGAGTATAACATTAGTACTCCGACAGAACTAATCCGCAATTAACATACACTCCTATCTTACTCATGTTATACTCCTTCCGCACTTAACCTCTTGGAACCCTATCAAATTTCGTGTCCCATTTCGTTTCGCATTCCTCGTCTTATACACCAACGATGCATCTATCAAAGATCGAAGAACTAAACCACATCTTCACACTGAAATCGGGTAGACGACATAATTCTttagaaaaattgaataacCATGTAGCTATACTCGATTAAATTACAGCAACAGGTAGTAAGATCTTGCATAGGTACACAACAGTAAGACAAATCACAACATCTAACAATCAGGTCATCGCCTAAACTACCCAACTTTTACAATTGATCATCAACTTGTAGGGCAACAAAATCTACTTAGAGCGACCagaagaaaacagaaaaattgTGAGACATAGCTTAGAAGGGGCATCTCACAGCAAGCTTCGTCAAATCAGGACGATGACTGTCCTATGAAAGTCGGGAATGAAACTCTTATGTGCTTTAAGAGGATTTTGacaaatttgaatgaaattaaCGGGATAAGCAGGTATGGAATGTAGAAGGCTAATTGAACTTGTCGTTCGAGGTCTGCAAACTATCAACCAAGTTTTTCACAAAAGTTATAACTATACGTTACAGTGTAAATGGCCTACGCCTTTTGTGCTGTAactctcctattttattctctattgTCTTTTTCAtgtctctctccacttaattCACTAAACCTTATTCCTTAATCTTTAGGATAAAAAAACACATCGACTATGGTAGATCGAAGGGCAATTGAATATGTACAAAAAAGGGGACAGAAGCCACATTTCCGATGTCACTGCACTTCCAAcgcaaaagtaaaaaatttgcaaaccactaaaaataatcaaagttTATAAGGTGTATCATGAGTTTGACGAAGTTTACAAGGGTAAGACTGGATGTTGTACTACGGTTTCTGCCTTTCTGGATAGTAGAGAGCAAGCAAACACTATATGCACATTTACCTGTCAAAAGCGGTAAGAAAGTTCCACAATTTTACTACTGCAAAGCCCATTCCGCAAACTGCATTTCCTTCCAACGAGCCAATATCATTTACTTGAAACTTATCATCATGAAAAAGATTAAGAGTGTATGCTATGTGACAATGACTTCATTTTGAATCTAGAACagttttatatagtatgttggaTAGCAAAACCAAAGCACATAAAAGGAACTGGAATTCCCGACGATAAAATAACATTTGCTTGACATTCagaaatactagtactacatatAGCAGTCTCAACTCTCAAGACACTCAACAAGTTGTAATCAGAGCATCCCAAGAAATTCATGGAGTAGAAACACTAGCACAACACACAAAATCGATAAACCGACTCAAGAACAACTCAATCCAAAGAGTCTGGACTATAGAGTACTTCAAAACACTTCCTCCAATTTAAGTAATTTTGAGTGAATGACTGACAGGTTCGAGAAAAACTCAAACAacaataatatactcctattaacaTGACTTCAATCCATTGACAAAGAAGGAAGAAACCAGTCTTAGTAAAACATTCATAACGGACTACAAACAGCTAAAGATTCTTAAGTAGAAACTTTTCCCTTCAAGTTATGAGCGAAGGCCATAACATATGAATACATCAACAAAGAAGGAAGGTGGTACAATCATACAAAAAATCATGGGTGCAAACTTGTTACATGGAAAGTATTCCCTCCAATTTTAACAACTCTAAGCAAAGAAAGGCAGCCATAAGTAGAGCCACAAGTACAATAACAAATTAGATGGACAATTCATTGACAAAAACTTCAAGATACGGAGTATTTAGTTTCTATGATGTACATGAATACAGCTCTTATTCATTAACGCACATCTACATTTGGAGCTTCTTGAATTGAACTAAGGTTATCTAAGAAACAAACTCTCATTACACAAGCAATTTATACAGAAATGCACAAACACAAGCATGTGGATGGAGTATAAGTAAGTTTATGACAACTTCAGATTATACCATGtacaagaaacaaaaaattaacaaagtaAAGTTATAACGATGATAGTAGTAACTAAAGTGGATATCTTT
This window contains:
- the LOC125203946 gene encoding DNA (cytosine-5)-methyltransferase CMT3-like, encoding MGRGKKRTEATSPAPAPAASPKKPKRSTPDVTDLGFFSAPLPSDEAKSRWPHRYQTKQAKATVTVTLSDGSTEEKELFQAKSHYTRATVDGVEFELFDNAFIQSSEGEPDFIAKIVEMFQTTSGEMYICTQWFYRAKDTVIKDQDYLIDARRVVYSDIKDDNPLSCVTKKAKINQLAPDMSADAREESMASCDLYVDMMYTFPHAFSSLRKDINDLSLINEAMETKTPDVQKSLEDSQRSEVTLLDLYCGCGAMSTGLGIGASLLGEKIVTKWAVDFNSYACESIKYNHPNTEVRNEDAENFFLLLKEWESLCKKFNVVGSKDIELEPQGSDSDESEVDDGVVPSEGEYEVQKLLAICYGDPNKNKKTGLYFQVRWKGYGRADDTWEPVEGLSNCEERIQEFVLRGYRAKVLPLPGDVDFICGGPPCQGISGFNRFRDARAPLKDKKNHQLVVYMNIVEFLKPRYVLMENVTDILKFAKAQLTSYAVGRLVSMNYQARLGIMAAGAYGVPQCRMRFFLWGAGPTEILPQFPLPTHEVLKKGVVVNEYKELIIGHGEEHCQLHKSALLGDAISDMPAVTNNTEEDEMPYDKAPSTEYQKHIRLSRKDIFGCSNAKRLDSHKSILYDHRPHKLNQDDYERVCQVPKFKGANFRNLPGVLVGPDRVVKLDETVERARCTSGKPLVPDYALSFEEGKSCKPFGRLGMDDIVATVVTRPEPHNQVLLHPNQDRVLSVRENARLQGFPDCYKLFGPVRERYMQIGNAVSFSVSMPLGYCLAKALQGARYTTPLSLPFKFPDCLGELKSLRQEPEELVS